The Dethiosulfovibrio peptidovorans DSM 11002 genome has a window encoding:
- the larB gene encoding nickel pincer cofactor biosynthesis protein LarB, with product MTERELLEALRAVKSGDMTPESFVEQVKLEPFQDLGEVKLDHHRALRRGVPEIIYCPGKSDEQLRAIATALDGRKGTFIFSRINAFQVDLIRSIFPDLVHHEKARIAARVDEENEIGLYSGVTVVAAGSSDVPVAEEAAVTAEYLGCDVRRVFDVGVAGIHRLLSYADVLMSSKVIVAVAGMEGALPGVVAGLVGCPVIAVPTSIGYGANFGGLSALLTMINTCATGVSVVNIDNGLGAGYTAGIIARQSR from the coding sequence ATGACTGAGAGAGAGCTTTTAGAGGCCCTCAGGGCTGTGAAGTCCGGCGATATGACACCGGAGAGTTTCGTGGAACAGGTAAAGCTGGAGCCCTTTCAGGACTTGGGCGAGGTTAAGCTGGACCATCATAGGGCTCTTAGAAGAGGGGTTCCGGAGATAATATACTGTCCTGGAAAGAGCGATGAACAGCTGAGGGCCATAGCGACGGCTTTGGATGGTAGAAAGGGAACTTTCATCTTTTCCAGGATAAACGCCTTTCAAGTCGATCTTATAAGATCGATTTTCCCTGACCTGGTCCATCACGAGAAGGCCAGGATTGCAGCGAGAGTCGATGAAGAGAATGAGATTGGCCTTTATTCGGGGGTCACAGTGGTGGCTGCCGGTAGCAGCGATGTTCCGGTAGCGGAGGAGGCTGCGGTTACAGCCGAATACCTTGGCTGCGATGTGCGTCGTGTTTTCGATGTGGGAGTCGCAGGGATACATCGTCTGTTGTCCTACGCGGATGTCCTGATGTCGTCCAAGGTTATAGTCGCGGTTGCCGGGATGGAGGGGGCTCTTCCCGGAGTGGTCGCCGGGTTGGTGGGATGTCCGGTAATAGCGGTTCCTACAAGCATCGGATATGGGGCCAACTTCGGAGGACTTTCCGCTCTTCTCACCATGATAAACACCTGTGCTACAGGTGTTTCTGTCGTGAATATAGACAACGGTCTGGGGGCGGGGTACACCGCAGGCATTATAGCCAGGCAGTCCAGATGA
- a CDS encoding ParA family protein: protein MKIIGFCNLKGGVGKTTLCQNLAAALSSMGYRVVAIDLDPQSNLSAGWGIEVQEGAPYVYDYLIGEASISDLVVRREGVDIVPSSLDLAVAELQLEREPGRDSLLRSALDNDEVREYDYIFCDSPPQLGLFTRNVLAAADEIMVPLESEFYSLAGVRLLDSTVKLFQKRLNRALFVGGVVLTRHNPKVIMNREVQREVFSYFGDSLYRRYIRQNISVVEASGAGMSVLSYDASCNGARDYRLLAKEFMERQRENGQKTT, encoded by the coding sequence GTGAAGATCATCGGTTTTTGTAACCTCAAGGGTGGTGTCGGTAAGACGACTTTGTGTCAGAACCTGGCTGCTGCGCTGTCCTCCATGGGCTATAGAGTTGTGGCTATAGATCTGGACCCTCAAAGTAATCTCTCTGCGGGGTGGGGGATTGAGGTTCAGGAGGGAGCCCCTTACGTATATGATTATCTTATAGGTGAGGCCTCTATCTCGGATTTAGTGGTTCGAAGAGAGGGGGTCGACATAGTCCCCAGTAGCCTGGACCTTGCCGTTGCCGAGTTGCAGCTGGAACGGGAGCCAGGCCGGGATTCTCTTTTGAGGTCCGCTTTGGACAACGACGAGGTGCGTGAATACGACTACATATTCTGCGATAGCCCTCCGCAGCTAGGGCTATTTACCAGAAACGTTTTGGCTGCCGCGGACGAGATCATGGTTCCCCTGGAGAGCGAGTTCTATAGTCTGGCGGGAGTCCGTCTGCTTGATTCCACGGTGAAGTTATTTCAAAAGAGGCTCAATCGGGCTCTCTTCGTCGGTGGTGTGGTTCTGACCAGGCACAATCCTAAGGTGATAATGAACAGAGAGGTTCAGAGAGAGGTCTTTTCTTACTTTGGGGATTCGCTCTACCGTAGATATATAAGGCAGAATATCAGCGTGGTCGAGGCGAGTGGAGCGGGGATGTCGGTACTTAGTTATGATGCCAGCTGTAACGGTGCCAGGGATTACCGTCTCTTAGCGAAGGAGTTCATGGAAAGGCAGAGGGAAAATGGGCAGAAAACGACCTAG
- a CDS encoding asparagine synthase-related protein: MRRGDESLLRDFFPCEVADRILKLSSVLVSFSGGVDSSAILALLAGIMPDGTFHSVLFDSFLHPEKERERAVSLCRDLGVDLRVLPGPELSDDRVMGNLEGRCAFCKELRICEILRLKEEMGIDTIVDGTNHDDLQDPTRLGNSVLNRYPVFSPLAEAGLSKRRVRDLAKELDIPWWNETATACMATRFPLGTSLRADEAKRAYDAEECLKELGLEVRVRVWNDSICLELSPYRDETVVTFREPIVKGLKSLGFRRIMVDLEGYSTGRTWP; the protein is encoded by the coding sequence ATGAGACGGGGAGACGAGTCTTTGCTTAGGGATTTTTTCCCCTGTGAGGTTGCCGACAGGATCTTAAAGTTGTCCTCCGTTTTAGTCTCCTTTTCCGGAGGGGTCGATAGCTCGGCCATACTGGCTTTGCTGGCCGGCATCATGCCCGATGGAACGTTTCACTCCGTCCTTTTCGATTCCTTTTTACATCCCGAGAAGGAGAGAGAGAGAGCCGTCTCCCTGTGTCGAGACCTGGGGGTCGACCTTAGGGTACTCCCGGGGCCCGAGCTGTCGGACGATCGTGTTATGGGAAATCTCGAGGGACGTTGCGCTTTCTGCAAGGAACTTCGGATATGCGAGATCCTCCGATTGAAGGAGGAGATGGGGATAGACACGATAGTGGACGGTACGAATCACGATGACCTTCAGGATCCTACGAGGTTGGGAAACTCTGTCCTGAATAGATACCCTGTCTTCAGCCCTCTCGCCGAGGCTGGGCTTTCAAAGCGGAGAGTGAGGGATTTGGCGAAGGAGCTGGATATCCCATGGTGGAACGAAACCGCCACTGCCTGTATGGCTACTAGGTTTCCTCTCGGTACGTCCTTAAGGGCTGACGAAGCCAAGCGGGCATACGACGCGGAGGAGTGTCTAAAGGAGCTGGGACTCGAGGTCAGGGTGAGGGTGTGGAATGACTCCATATGTTTGGAGTTGTCTCCCTATAGAGACGAGACGGTGGTAACCTTCAGGGAACCGATAGTCAAAGGTCTCAAGAGTCTAGGATTTCGCAGGATAATGGTGGATCTCGAAGGCTACAGTACCGGTCGTACATGGCCTTAG
- the rpsD gene encoding 30S ribosomal protein S4 has protein sequence MSKNTNRKTAPKGKMVRRFGVNVFGNTKYDRLLAKKSGANKKNRRPAKQSIYGQQLLEKQKIRFAYGVSEKQLRAAYAKAKNQGGVAGHNMLILLESRLDNVVYRLGLCSTRPQARQLVRHGHFTLNDRKVDIPSALVKPGDVIAVAEKSREMKVLRENSEVASAVSKPGWLSLNGMSGKVERLPERQEIPTIADEQIVVEYYSR, from the coding sequence ATGTCAAAGAACACGAACAGAAAAACCGCCCCTAAGGGCAAGATGGTACGCCGTTTCGGCGTCAACGTTTTCGGTAACACCAAGTACGACAGACTTTTGGCCAAGAAGAGCGGTGCGAACAAAAAGAATAGACGTCCTGCAAAGCAGTCGATCTACGGTCAGCAGTTGCTTGAGAAGCAGAAGATCCGTTTCGCATACGGCGTCAGCGAGAAACAGCTCCGTGCGGCCTACGCCAAGGCCAAGAATCAGGGAGGTGTCGCTGGTCACAATATGTTGATCCTTCTTGAGTCCCGTCTCGATAACGTGGTCTACCGTTTGGGGCTTTGCTCTACCAGGCCCCAAGCTAGACAGCTTGTTCGTCACGGTCACTTCACCCTCAACGATAGGAAGGTAGACATTCCTAGTGCTCTGGTCAAGCCTGGCGACGTGATCGCCGTGGCCGAGAAGAGCAGGGAGATGAAGGTGCTTAGGGAGAATTCCGAGGTAGCATCTGCCGTTTCCAAGCCGGGCTGGCTGTCTCTAAACGGGATGTCCGGTAAGGTGGAGCGTCTGCCCGAGCGTCAGGAGATACCTACCATCGCCGACGAGCAGATCGTCGTCGAGTACTACTCCAGGTAG